A stretch of the Rosa rugosa chromosome 5, drRosRugo1.1, whole genome shotgun sequence genome encodes the following:
- the LOC133710007 gene encoding protein C2-DOMAIN ABA-RELATED 9-like, translating to MNNNVLGLLRLRIKQGINLAIRDVTRTSDPYIIVTMGGHKLKTRVVKKNLNPVWNEELTLSITNINEPIVFNVYDKDHITGDDPMGDAVVDIKPYMECLKLAADLEKLPDGCAVKKVQPSRDNCLSKESCCTWHEGKIVQDMILKLRNVECGEIVIQIEWIDIPGSKGLAAVEV from the coding sequence ATGAACAACAACGTCCTGGGACTTCTCCGCCTTCGGATCAAGCAAGGAATCAACCTCGCCATCCGCGACGTTACCAGGACCAGCGACCCTTACATCATCGTGACCATGGGGGGCCACAAACTGAAGACTCGCGTGGTGAAGAAGAACTTGAATCCCGTGTGGAACGAGGAACTCACTCTTTCGATTACCAACATTAACGAGCCTATCGTTTTCAACGTTTACGACAAAGACCATATCACCGGCGACGACCCTATGGGCGATGCAGTGGTTGACATCAAGCCCTACATGGAGTGCCTGAAACTGGCGGCGGATTTGGAAAAGCTCCCAGATGGGTGTGCGGTGAAGAAGGTCCAGCCCAGCAGGGACAACTGCCTATCCAAAGAGAGCTGTTGCACTTGGCACGAGGGCAAAATCGTCCAGGACATGATTCTTAAGCTGCGGAATGTGGAGTGTGGGGAAATTGTAATCCAGATTGAGTGGATTGATATTCCGGGTTCTAAAGGTTTAGCAGCTGTTGAGGTCTAG